One region of Jatrophihabitans cynanchi genomic DNA includes:
- a CDS encoding PHP domain-containing protein yields the protein MTVADPRDPVADLKQIAFLLERALEPSYRVKAFRRAAGTIAALPAAELAQRTAAGTLTELAGVGDVTARCVTESSAGEEPVYLRRLLATEDTPLDESTAAIRAALRGDCHAHSDWSDGGSPIEEMARTARGLGHEYLVLTDHSPRLTVAHGLTAERLEQQLDVVAELNATFAAEAAAGAAEPFRILTGIEVDINEDGTLDQKPSLLGRLDLVVASVHSKLRMPAREMTPRMVAAISNPHTDVLGHCTGRLVTGGRGKRPESEFDAELVFAACAQFGVAVEINSRPERLDPPKRLLRLAVEAGCLFSIDTDAHAPGQLDWQRNGCERAARCGVDVSQVVNSWAIADLLAWTAGRSVPAR from the coding sequence ATGACCGTGGCCGATCCCCGCGATCCCGTCGCCGACCTGAAGCAGATCGCCTTCCTGCTCGAGCGCGCGCTCGAACCCAGCTACCGGGTGAAGGCGTTCCGGCGCGCGGCCGGCACGATCGCGGCGCTGCCGGCGGCCGAACTCGCCCAGCGCACCGCGGCGGGCACGCTCACCGAGCTGGCCGGCGTCGGCGACGTCACCGCCCGCTGCGTGACCGAGTCGTCGGCCGGCGAGGAGCCGGTCTATCTGCGCCGGCTGCTGGCCACCGAGGACACCCCGCTGGACGAGTCGACGGCGGCGATCCGGGCCGCGCTGCGCGGTGACTGCCACGCGCACTCGGACTGGTCCGACGGCGGCTCGCCGATCGAGGAGATGGCGCGCACCGCTCGCGGTCTCGGTCACGAGTACCTCGTCCTCACCGACCACTCGCCGCGGCTGACGGTCGCCCACGGGCTGACCGCCGAGCGGCTCGAGCAGCAGTTGGACGTCGTGGCCGAGCTCAACGCGACGTTCGCTGCCGAGGCCGCCGCCGGCGCGGCCGAGCCGTTCCGGATCCTCACCGGCATCGAGGTGGACATCAACGAGGACGGCACGCTGGACCAGAAGCCGTCGCTGCTCGGCCGGCTCGACCTGGTGGTCGCCAGCGTGCATTCCAAGCTGCGGATGCCGGCGCGGGAGATGACGCCGCGGATGGTTGCGGCGATCTCGAACCCGCACACCGACGTGCTGGGCCACTGCACCGGGCGGCTGGTGACCGGGGGACGCGGTAAGCGGCCGGAGTCCGAGTTCGACGCCGAGCTCGTCTTCGCCGCCTGCGCGCAGTTCGGGGTCGCGGTCGAGATCAACTCGCGGCCGGAGCGGCTCGACCCGCCGAAGCGGCTGCTGCGGCTGGCCGTGGAGGCCGGCTGCCTGTTCTCGATCGACACCGACGCTCACGCGCCCGGCCAGCTCGACTGGCAGCGCAACGGCTGCGAGCGTGCCGCCCGGTGCGGGGTCGACGTCTCGCAGGTGGTGAACAGCTGGGCGATTGCCGACCTGCTGGCCTGGACCGCCGGCCGGAGCGTCCCCGCACGCTGA
- a CDS encoding pirin family protein, giving the protein MQRFGGLTVLRAGERYRTDLPGVRSWHCFSAGSHYDPDNLSFGSVLGVDEHLVEPGAGFDWHAHRGVEIVSFVLDGVLRHESDTDERLVSQGELLRQDASDGLRHRETNGGDTPLRFVQTTWLAGAGTSLDLVHGAARVSAPRAHLFVARGAFGCNSGPADDGVALRAGDSVRADGLVTLSGSGAVLVVRLAR; this is encoded by the coding sequence ATGCAGCGGTTCGGCGGGCTCACCGTGTTGCGCGCGGGGGAGCGGTACCGCACCGACCTGCCCGGCGTGCGCTCGTGGCACTGCTTCTCGGCCGGCTCGCACTACGACCCGGACAACCTCTCGTTCGGGTCGGTGCTCGGCGTCGACGAGCACCTGGTCGAACCGGGCGCCGGTTTCGACTGGCACGCGCACCGCGGCGTCGAGATCGTCTCGTTCGTGCTGGACGGGGTACTGCGGCACGAGAGCGATACGGACGAGCGGCTGGTGTCGCAGGGCGAACTGCTGCGGCAGGACGCGTCCGACGGGTTGCGGCACCGGGAGACGAACGGCGGGGACACGCCGTTGCGGTTCGTGCAGACGACCTGGCTGGCCGGTGCCGGAACGTCCCTCGACCTCGTGCACGGCGCCGCCCGGGTGAGCGCGCCGCGAGCGCACCTGTTCGTGGCACGCGGCGCGTTCGGCTGCAACAGCGGGCCGGCGGACGACGGCGTGGCGTTGCGCGCCGGCGACAGCGTGCGGGCGGACGGGCTGGTGACCCTCAGCGGCTCGGGCGCGGTGCTCGTCGTGCGCTTGGCCCGGTAG
- the aceE gene encoding pyruvate dehydrogenase (acetyl-transferring), homodimeric type has protein sequence MTRDRFSIITDGLPSQLPDIDPDETREWLESFDAAIDTDGRQRARFLMLKLLERARERQVGVPALRSTDYINTIPPEREPWFPGDEDIERRIRAYIRWNAAIMVSRANKLVGVGGHIATYASAASLYEVGYNHFFRGKDLATGTGDQVYFQGHASPGIYARAFLEGRLTERHLDGFRQEKSHAPYGLSSYPHPRLMPEFWEFPTVSMGIGPISAVYQARFNRYLHARGLADTSNSHVWAFLGDGEMDEIESLGAIGVAAREELDNLTFVINCNLQRLDGPVRGNGKIIQELESYFRGAGWNVIKVIWGRDWDPLLAKDGDGVLVNQMNTTPDGQYQTYTVETGAYIREHFFGGDPRLRRMVEDLSDDDLRKLSRGGHDYRKVYAAFEAARNHVGQPTVILAKTIKGWTLESFEGRNATHQMKKLTKADLKAFRDRLYLPISDEALEADLPPYYHPGEKSDEIQYMKERRAALGGASPKRIVRSKPLTLPGESAYAELRAGSGKQQIATTMATVRLFKDLIKDKEIGSRFVPIIPDEARTFGLDAIFPTAKIYSVHGQQYDAVDRDLLLSYKESKTGQILHEGISEAGALASFTAAATSYSTHGTPMIPFYIFYSMFGFQRTGDQFWALSDQLGRGFVLGATAGRTTLTGEGLQHADGHSLLLASTNPACVAYDPAYAFEVSYIVQDALKRMYGIGSYDTAEVSEHDVFYYLTIYNEPINQPAQPDDLDVEGLLKGIYRYAPANDNPNNRPRAQVLASGVAMPWALDAQRELADEWGVDADVWSVTSWNELRREAIECERANLLAPAEEPRTPYVSAKLADAEGPFLAVSDYMRAVPDQISRWVPGEYNSLGTDGFGFADTRGAARRFFHVDAQSIVVGVLEQLAKRGEVKAEAPQEAFDRYRLLDVNAAGTGTIGGDS, from the coding sequence CGCGTACATCCGCTGGAACGCGGCGATCATGGTCTCCCGGGCGAACAAGCTGGTCGGCGTCGGCGGCCACATCGCCACCTACGCCAGCGCAGCCTCGCTCTACGAGGTCGGCTACAACCACTTCTTCCGCGGCAAGGACCTCGCCACCGGCACCGGCGACCAGGTCTACTTCCAGGGGCACGCCTCCCCCGGCATCTACGCGCGCGCGTTCCTCGAGGGCCGGCTCACCGAGCGGCATCTGGACGGGTTCCGCCAGGAGAAGTCGCACGCCCCGTACGGCCTGTCCTCCTACCCGCACCCGCGGCTGATGCCCGAGTTCTGGGAGTTCCCCACCGTCTCGATGGGCATCGGCCCGATCAGCGCCGTGTACCAGGCGCGGTTCAACCGCTACCTGCACGCGCGCGGGCTGGCCGACACGTCGAACTCGCACGTATGGGCCTTCCTCGGCGACGGCGAGATGGACGAGATCGAGTCGCTCGGCGCGATCGGCGTGGCGGCCCGCGAAGAGCTGGACAACCTGACCTTCGTCATCAACTGCAACCTGCAGCGGCTGGACGGTCCGGTCCGCGGCAACGGAAAGATCATCCAGGAGCTGGAGTCCTACTTCCGCGGCGCCGGCTGGAACGTGATCAAGGTGATCTGGGGACGGGACTGGGATCCGCTGCTGGCCAAGGACGGCGACGGCGTGCTGGTGAACCAGATGAACACCACGCCGGACGGGCAGTACCAGACATACACCGTCGAGACCGGCGCCTACATCCGCGAGCACTTCTTCGGCGGCGACCCGCGGCTGCGCCGGATGGTCGAGGACCTCAGCGACGACGACCTGCGCAAGCTGTCCCGCGGCGGCCACGACTACCGCAAGGTGTACGCGGCGTTCGAGGCGGCACGCAACCACGTCGGGCAGCCGACCGTGATCCTGGCCAAGACGATCAAGGGCTGGACCCTGGAGTCGTTCGAGGGACGCAACGCCACGCACCAGATGAAGAAGCTGACCAAGGCCGATCTGAAGGCCTTCCGCGACCGGCTGTACCTGCCCATCTCGGACGAGGCGCTCGAGGCCGACCTGCCGCCGTACTACCACCCGGGCGAGAAGTCCGACGAGATCCAGTACATGAAGGAGCGCCGCGCGGCGCTCGGTGGTGCGTCGCCGAAGCGGATCGTGCGGTCCAAGCCGCTCACGCTGCCTGGCGAGTCCGCCTACGCCGAGCTGCGCGCGGGCTCGGGCAAGCAGCAGATCGCGACCACGATGGCCACGGTGCGGCTGTTCAAGGACCTGATCAAGGACAAGGAGATCGGCTCGCGCTTCGTGCCGATCATCCCGGACGAGGCGCGCACGTTCGGCCTGGACGCGATCTTCCCGACGGCCAAGATCTATTCGGTGCACGGCCAGCAGTACGACGCGGTCGACCGCGATCTGCTGCTGTCGTACAAGGAGTCCAAGACCGGCCAGATCCTGCACGAGGGGATCAGCGAGGCCGGCGCGCTCGCCTCGTTCACCGCCGCTGCCACGTCCTACTCGACGCACGGCACGCCGATGATCCCGTTCTACATCTTCTACTCGATGTTCGGGTTCCAGCGCACGGGCGACCAGTTCTGGGCGCTGTCGGACCAGCTCGGCCGGGGCTTCGTGCTCGGCGCCACGGCCGGTCGCACCACGCTGACCGGTGAGGGGCTGCAGCACGCCGACGGCCATTCGCTGCTGCTGGCCTCGACGAACCCGGCGTGCGTCGCCTACGACCCGGCCTACGCCTTCGAGGTGTCCTACATCGTGCAGGACGCGCTCAAGCGGATGTACGGCATCGGCTCCTACGACACCGCCGAGGTGAGCGAGCACGACGTCTTCTACTACCTGACGATCTACAACGAGCCGATCAACCAGCCGGCGCAGCCCGACGACCTGGACGTCGAGGGACTGCTGAAGGGGATCTACCGGTATGCGCCCGCCAACGACAATCCGAACAACCGCCCGCGGGCGCAGGTGCTCGCGTCCGGTGTGGCGATGCCGTGGGCGCTGGACGCGCAGCGCGAGCTGGCCGACGAGTGGGGCGTCGACGCCGACGTCTGGTCGGTGACGTCCTGGAACGAGCTGCGTCGCGAGGCGATCGAGTGCGAGCGCGCCAACCTGCTCGCCCCGGCGGAGGAGCCGCGCACGCCGTACGTGAGCGCCAAGCTGGCCGACGCGGAGGGCCCGTTCCTCGCGGTGTCGGACTACATGCGGGCCGTCCCGGACCAGATCTCGCGCTGGGTGCCAGGTGAGTACAACTCGCTGGGCACCGACGGGTTCGGCTTCGCGGACACCCGGGGGGCTGCCCGGCGCTTCTTCCACGTCGACGCCCAGTCGATCGTGGTCGGCGTGCTGGAGCAGCTCGCCAAGCGCGGCGAGGTCAAGGCCGAGGCGCCGCAGGAGGCGTTCGACCGCTACCGGCTGCTCGACGTGAACGCGGCGGGCACCGGCACGATCGGCGGCGACAGCTGA